In Enterobacter cloacae, the following are encoded in one genomic region:
- the narJ gene encoding nitrate reductase molybdenum cofactor assembly chaperone, whose translation MIELVIVSRLLEYPDAALAQHQQELFDALASSENLDKEDARSLSAFLRDLLARDLLDAQADYSQLFDRGRATSLLLFEHVHGESRDRGQAMVDLMAQYEQHGLQLDSRELPDHLPLYLEYLAQLPEEEALGGLQDIAPILALLGARLKQRESCYAVLFDLLVKLAKAAVDSEKVAEKIADEARDDTPQALDAVWEEEQVKFLADQNCGESEISAHQRRFAGAVAPQYLEISNGGQH comes from the coding sequence ATGATTGAACTCGTCATTGTTTCGCGTCTGCTCGAGTACCCGGATGCTGCGCTTGCGCAGCATCAACAGGAACTCTTTGATGCACTCGCGTCATCTGAAAACCTGGATAAAGAAGATGCCCGGTCACTGAGCGCTTTCCTGCGCGACCTGCTCGCGCGGGATCTTCTGGATGCACAGGCTGACTACAGCCAGCTGTTTGACCGTGGCCGTGCGACGTCGCTGCTGCTGTTTGAACACGTTCACGGCGAATCCCGCGACCGTGGTCAGGCGATGGTTGACCTGATGGCACAGTACGAGCAGCACGGTCTGCAGCTTGACAGCCGCGAGCTGCCGGATCATCTGCCACTCTATCTGGAGTATCTGGCCCAGTTGCCTGAAGAAGAGGCGCTCGGTGGTCTGCAGGACATCGCACCGATTCTGGCTCTGCTCGGTGCGCGCCTGAAGCAGCGTGAAAGTTGCTATGCGGTGCTGTTCGACCTGCTGGTGAAGCTGGCGAAAGCGGCTGTCGACAGTGAGAAAGTGGCGGAAAAAATCGCGGATGAAGCCCGTGATGATACGCCTCAAGCGCTGGATGCGGTCTGGGAAGAAGAGCAGGTGAAATTCCTGGCTGACCAGAACTGTGGCGAATCTGAAATCTCAGCTCACCAGCGTCGTTTTGCCGGAGCGGTTGCCCCGCAATATTTGGAAATCTCTAACGGAGGACAGCACTAA
- a CDS encoding multidrug DMT transporter permease: protein MRDLQKGVWQMSLAMLISGSIGAFVLLSGLPVTEVVFWRCFIGAIALFIFIRMSNKPFSPLTRITLLLAVLGGIALVVNWLLLFAAYERISIGLSTVVYNTQPFMLVMMGMLLGERVSLVKWGWLFLAFGGVVILLSSELTGAHSGEWFTGIGLALGAAFFYALTAIITRKLRSIAPQHIAFIQVLTGVVMLLPLAQIPAFSGDFTWPILLTLGIVHTGIMYQLLYSAIQKLPTPITGSLSFIYPVVAIIVDNLVFGHSLNITQLAGGALILFAAAGNNLGWGEKKPRECGVGIKTTN from the coding sequence ATGCGTGATCTGCAAAAAGGCGTATGGCAAATGAGCCTGGCGATGTTAATTTCCGGCTCTATCGGAGCGTTTGTTTTACTCTCCGGCCTGCCGGTGACCGAAGTGGTGTTCTGGCGCTGTTTTATCGGCGCTATCGCTCTTTTTATTTTTATCCGGATGAGTAACAAGCCATTCAGTCCGCTGACCCGAATCACGCTGCTGCTGGCCGTTCTCGGCGGCATTGCGTTAGTGGTGAACTGGCTACTGCTGTTCGCAGCCTACGAACGCATCTCGATTGGCCTTTCTACCGTGGTCTATAACACCCAACCGTTTATGCTGGTGATGATGGGGATGTTGTTAGGCGAACGCGTCAGCCTGGTAAAATGGGGCTGGCTGTTCCTCGCTTTCGGCGGCGTGGTCATTTTGCTTTCCAGCGAGTTAACTGGCGCGCACAGTGGCGAATGGTTCACCGGTATCGGTCTGGCGCTGGGAGCCGCCTTCTTCTACGCGCTGACAGCAATCATTACCCGCAAACTCAGGTCCATTGCACCGCAGCATATCGCCTTTATCCAGGTGCTAACCGGCGTGGTGATGCTGCTGCCGCTGGCGCAGATACCTGCCTTCTCGGGCGACTTTACGTGGCCGATTTTATTAACGCTGGGCATTGTCCACACCGGCATCATGTACCAACTGCTGTACAGCGCCATTCAGAAACTCCCGACGCCAATCACGGGTTCCCTGTCATTCATTTATCCGGTGGTGGCAATCATTGTCGATAACCTGGTATTTGGACATTCGCTGAACATCACGCAACTGGCAGGTGGTGCGCTGATTCTGTTTGCGGCAGCAGGCAACAACCTGGGCTGGGGCGAAAAAAAACCCCGCGAGTGCGGGGTTGGGATCAAAACAACGAATTAG
- the ychJ gene encoding UPF0225 protein YchJ, translating to MSQLCPCGSALEYSLCCQRYLSGEQVAPDPSHLMRSRYTAFVIKDADYLIKTWHPSCHAASFRQDIEAGFANTHWLGLTVYEFATDSDHNEGYVSFVARFTEQNKPGAIIERSRFLKESGQWYYIDGTRPQFGRNDPCPCGSGKKFKKCCGQ from the coding sequence GTGTCTCAACTCTGCCCTTGTGGTAGCGCTCTGGAGTATAGCCTATGTTGCCAGCGATATCTTTCTGGTGAACAGGTTGCACCAGACCCGTCACACCTTATGCGTTCGCGGTATACTGCTTTTGTGATCAAAGACGCAGACTACCTGATCAAAACCTGGCACCCATCCTGTCATGCCGCCAGTTTCAGGCAAGATATAGAAGCCGGATTTGCCAACACCCATTGGCTCGGGCTCACCGTCTATGAATTCGCAACAGACAGTGACCACAATGAAGGCTACGTCAGTTTTGTCGCCCGGTTTACCGAACAAAATAAACCAGGTGCCATTATCGAGCGTTCCCGGTTCTTAAAGGAAAGCGGGCAATGGTATTATATTGACGGAACGCGCCCTCAGTTTGGTCGTAATGATCCCTGCCCATGTGGTTCAGGTAAAAAATTTAAAAAGTGTTGCGGGCAGTAA
- the narI gene encoding respiratory nitrate reductase subunit gamma: MHFLNMFFFDIYPYIAGTVFLVGSWLRYDYGQYTWRAASSQMLDRKGMNLASNLFHIGILGIFAGHFLGMLTPHWMYEAWLPVEVKQKMAMIAGGACGVMTLVGGLLLLKRRLFSPRVRATTTGADILILSLLMVQCALGLLTIPFSAQHMDGSEMMKLVGWAQSVVTFHGGASEHLDGVAFVFRVHLVLGMTLFVLFPFSRLVHIWSAPVEYLTRKYQIVRARR; this comes from the coding sequence ATGCACTTCCTGAATATGTTCTTCTTTGACATTTACCCGTATATCGCGGGCACCGTGTTTCTGGTGGGAAGCTGGCTGCGTTATGACTATGGTCAGTACACCTGGCGTGCTGCCTCCAGCCAGATGCTGGATCGCAAAGGGATGAACCTGGCGTCCAACCTGTTCCACATTGGGATCCTGGGGATTTTTGCCGGTCACTTCCTCGGTATGCTGACTCCGCACTGGATGTATGAAGCCTGGCTGCCAGTCGAAGTGAAGCAGAAGATGGCGATGATTGCGGGCGGTGCCTGTGGGGTGATGACGCTGGTGGGTGGGCTGCTGCTGCTGAAACGCCGTCTGTTCAGCCCGCGCGTACGTGCCACTACCACCGGGGCAGATATCCTGATCCTCTCGCTGCTGATGGTGCAGTGTGCGCTGGGTCTGCTGACGATCCCATTCTCTGCTCAGCATATGGACGGCAGCGAAATGATGAAACTGGTCGGCTGGGCGCAGTCGGTGGTGACTTTCCACGGCGGTGCTTCTGAGCATCTCGACGGTGTGGCATTTGTCTTCCGTGTACATCTGGTGCTGGGGATGACGCTGTTTGTGCTGTTCCCGTTCTCCCGTCTGGTTCATATCTGGAGCGCGCCAGTCGAGTACCTGACGCGCAAATACCAGATTGTTCGTGCCCGTCGCTAA
- a CDS encoding patatin family protein codes for MRKVKIGLALGSGAARGWSHIGVINALNKMGIDVDIVAGCSIGSLVGSAYACGKLPELETWVRSFSYWDVLRLMDLSWQRGGLLRGERVFNQFRQIMPLDDFSHCQMPFGAVATNLSTGRELWLTEGDIHLAVRASCSMPGLMAPVLHNGYWLVDGGVVNPVPISLTRAMGADIVIAVDLQHDAHLMQQDLMPVNLQSDDADGEKLAWHERLRGRIGRVAARRAVTAPTAIEIMTTSIQVLENRLKRNRMAGDPPDILIQPYCPQIATLDFHLAEAAITAGAVAVEKKMDELLPFVRTAR; via the coding sequence ATGAGAAAGGTTAAAATTGGACTGGCGCTGGGCTCAGGTGCAGCCCGGGGGTGGTCACATATCGGCGTGATCAATGCCTTAAACAAGATGGGTATTGACGTCGATATTGTTGCAGGGTGTTCTATTGGTTCGCTGGTCGGGTCTGCATACGCCTGCGGAAAGCTTCCGGAACTTGAAACCTGGGTGCGCTCCTTCAGCTACTGGGATGTGCTGCGCCTGATGGATCTTTCCTGGCAGCGTGGCGGGTTACTGCGCGGTGAGCGCGTGTTTAACCAGTTCCGCCAGATTATGCCTCTTGATGACTTCAGTCATTGTCAGATGCCTTTTGGTGCCGTCGCGACAAACCTGAGTACGGGACGTGAGCTTTGGCTTACCGAAGGGGATATCCATCTCGCTGTTCGCGCCTCCTGCAGTATGCCGGGGTTAATGGCCCCTGTCCTGCATAACGGCTACTGGCTGGTTGATGGTGGGGTGGTGAACCCCGTTCCCATCTCCCTGACGCGAGCGATGGGGGCCGATATCGTGATCGCCGTGGATTTGCAGCACGATGCGCACCTGATGCAGCAAGACCTGATGCCAGTCAATCTTCAAAGTGATGATGCCGACGGTGAGAAACTGGCATGGCATGAACGTTTACGTGGACGAATTGGCCGTGTGGCAGCGCGTCGCGCAGTGACCGCGCCGACGGCGATCGAAATTATGACCACCTCCATTCAGGTGCTTGAAAACCGCCTGAAGCGCAACCGTATGGCAGGCGACCCTCCGGATATTTTGATCCAGCCGTATTGCCCGCAGATTGCAACCCTTGATTTCCATCTGGCTGAGGCCGCCATTACTGCGGGCGCTGTAGCCGTCGAAAAGAAAATGGATGAATTGTTGCCATTTGTGCGGACAGCACGTTGA
- the narH gene encoding nitrate reductase subunit beta produces MKIRSQVGMVLNLDKCIGCHTCSVTCKNVWTSREGMEYAWFNNVESKPGTGFPTDWENQEKWKGGWVRKINGKLQPRMGNRAMLLGKIFANPHLPGIDDYYEPFDYDYQNLHNAPESKHQPIARPRSLITGQRMDKITSGPNWEEILGGEFEKRAKDQNFENMQKAMYGQFENTFMMYLPRLCEHCLNPACVATCPSGAIYKREEDGIVLIDQDKCRGWRMCITGCPYKKIYFNWKSGKSEKCIFCYPRIEAGMPTVCSESCVGRIRYLGVLLYDADAIENAASTENEKDLYQRQLDVFLDPNDPKVIEQALKDGVPQSVIDAAQQSPVYKMAMDWKLALPLHPEYRTLPMVWYVPPLSPIQSAADAGELGSNGILPDVESLRIPVQYLANLLTAGDTQPVLLALKRMLAMRHFKRAETVDGVNDTRALEEVGLTEAQAQEMYRYLAIANYEDRFVVPSSHREQAREAFPEKSGCGFTFGDGCHGSDTKFNLFNSRRIDALDVTSKTEPHQ; encoded by the coding sequence ATGAAAATTCGTTCACAAGTCGGCATGGTGCTGAATCTGGATAAATGCATCGGCTGTCATACCTGCTCAGTCACCTGTAAAAACGTCTGGACCAGCCGTGAAGGTATGGAATACGCCTGGTTTAACAACGTAGAAAGTAAACCAGGCACTGGCTTCCCGACCGACTGGGAAAATCAGGAAAAATGGAAGGGCGGCTGGGTCCGCAAGATCAACGGTAAACTGCAACCGCGCATGGGTAACCGTGCAATGCTGCTGGGTAAAATCTTCGCCAACCCACATCTGCCGGGTATTGACGATTACTACGAGCCGTTTGATTACGACTACCAGAATCTGCACAACGCGCCGGAAAGTAAACACCAGCCGATTGCCCGTCCACGCTCACTGATCACCGGTCAGCGCATGGACAAAATCACCAGCGGGCCGAACTGGGAAGAAATTCTGGGCGGCGAGTTCGAAAAACGCGCCAAAGATCAGAACTTCGAAAACATGCAGAAAGCCATGTACGGTCAGTTCGAGAACACCTTCATGATGTATTTGCCGCGCCTGTGCGAGCACTGCCTGAACCCGGCGTGTGTAGCAACCTGCCCGAGCGGAGCCATCTACAAGCGTGAAGAAGACGGTATCGTACTGATTGACCAGGACAAGTGTCGTGGCTGGCGCATGTGCATCACCGGTTGCCCGTATAAAAAGATCTACTTCAACTGGAAGAGCGGTAAGTCAGAGAAGTGCATCTTCTGTTATCCGCGTATCGAAGCGGGTATGCCAACCGTCTGTTCCGAGAGCTGCGTAGGCCGTATCCGTTACCTCGGGGTGCTGCTGTACGATGCTGATGCAATTGAAAATGCGGCCAGCACCGAGAACGAGAAAGATCTGTACCAGCGTCAGCTGGACGTGTTCCTCGATCCGAACGATCCGAAAGTGATTGAGCAGGCGCTGAAAGACGGTGTCCCGCAGAGCGTGATCGACGCGGCACAACAGTCTCCGGTATACAAAATGGCGATGGACTGGAAGCTCGCTCTGCCGCTGCACCCGGAGTACCGCACGCTGCCGATGGTCTGGTACGTGCCGCCTCTGTCTCCGATTCAGTCTGCTGCTGACGCGGGTGAACTGGGCAGCAACGGTATTCTGCCAGACGTAGAAAGCCTGCGTATTCCGGTTCAGTACCTGGCGAATCTGCTGACCGCTGGCGACACCCAGCCAGTGCTGCTGGCGCTGAAACGTATGCTGGCAATGCGTCACTTTAAACGTGCGGAAACCGTTGATGGCGTTAACGACACCCGTGCGCTGGAAGAGGTCGGTCTGACTGAAGCGCAGGCGCAAGAAATGTACCGCTATCTGGCGATTGCCAACTATGAAGATCGCTTCGTGGTACCGAGCAGCCACCGTGAGCAGGCGCGCGAGGCCTTCCCGGAGAAAAGCGGTTGTGGCTTCACCTTTGGTGATGGTTGCCACGGTTCAGATACCAAATTCAACCTGTTCAACAGCCGACGCATCGACGCCCTGGATGTGACCAGCAAAACGGAGCCGCACCAATGA
- the purU gene encoding formyltetrahydrofolate deformylase has translation MQSLQRKVLRTICPDQKGLIARITNICYKHELNIVQNNEFVDHRTGRFFMRTELEGIFNDTTLLADLDSALPEGSVRELTPAGHRRIVILVTKEAHCLGDLLMKANYGGLDVEIAAVIGNHETLRTLVERFDIPFELVSHEGHTREEHDDLMAQAIEAHNPDYVVLAKYMRVLTPSFVSRFPNKIINIHHSFLPAFIGARPYHQAYERGVKIIGATAHYVNDNLDEGPIIMQDVIHVDHTYTAEDMMRAGRDVEKNVLSRALYQVLAQRVFVYGNRTIIL, from the coding sequence ATGCAATCACTACAACGTAAAGTTCTGCGCACCATCTGTCCCGATCAAAAAGGGCTGATCGCACGAATTACCAACATTTGTTACAAACATGAACTGAATATCGTGCAGAACAACGAGTTCGTTGACCACCGTACCGGTCGCTTTTTCATGCGTACCGAACTGGAGGGGATTTTCAACGACACCACCCTGCTTGCCGACCTTGATAGCGCTCTGCCAGAAGGCTCCGTGCGCGAGTTAACACCCGCCGGCCATCGTCGCATTGTGATTCTGGTGACGAAAGAAGCCCACTGTCTGGGCGATCTGCTGATGAAAGCGAACTACGGCGGCCTGGACGTCGAAATCGCCGCTGTTATCGGCAACCACGAGACACTGCGTACGCTGGTCGAACGTTTTGATATTCCGTTTGAGCTGGTGAGCCATGAAGGTCATACCCGTGAAGAGCACGACGACCTGATGGCGCAGGCCATCGAAGCCCATAATCCGGACTACGTGGTACTGGCGAAATATATGCGCGTACTGACGCCGTCTTTCGTTTCACGTTTCCCGAACAAGATCATCAATATTCACCACTCATTCCTGCCAGCCTTTATTGGTGCACGCCCGTATCATCAGGCTTACGAGCGCGGCGTGAAGATCATCGGTGCAACCGCGCACTACGTGAATGACAATCTGGATGAAGGCCCAATCATCATGCAGGACGTGATTCATGTGGATCACACCTATACGGCGGAAGATATGATGCGTGCCGGACGTGATGTGGAGAAAAACGTCCTGAGCCGTGCGCTGTATCAGGTGCTGGCACAGCGCGTCTTTGTCTACGGCAACAGAACCATCATTCTTTAA
- a CDS encoding AsnC family transcriptional regulator: MEYLPDDIDRQILTCLVEDARVSLKVLSGRIGLTSPSTAERLKRLEERGVIQGYGARVNLGALGYTLQALVRVRPLPGLLHKVDKYIQAMPECIESDKVTGEDCFVIRLVVRSIEQLDTLLDGLAEHAQCNTSIVKSSPVKRRLPPM, translated from the coding sequence ATGGAATACCTTCCCGATGATATCGACCGGCAAATTTTAACCTGCCTGGTGGAGGATGCGCGCGTGTCGCTGAAGGTGCTCAGCGGGCGTATTGGATTGACATCGCCCAGCACGGCGGAGCGTCTGAAAAGGCTGGAAGAGCGCGGCGTAATTCAGGGTTATGGTGCGCGGGTGAATCTGGGGGCGCTAGGGTATACGTTGCAGGCGCTGGTGCGCGTGCGGCCTTTGCCGGGGTTGTTGCATAAGGTGGATAAATACATTCAGGCCATGCCGGAGTGTATTGAGAGCGATAAGGTGACCGGGGAAGATTGTTTTGTTATCAGGCTGGTTGTGCGGTCGATAGAGCAGCTTGATACACTGCTGGATGGCCTGGCGGAGCACGCCCAGTGCAATACGTCGATTGTGAAAAGTTCACCAGTGAAGCGCCGGTTACCGCCGATGTAG
- the narG gene encoding nitrate reductase subunit alpha, translated as MSKFLDRFRYFKQKGETFADGHGQVLETNRDWEDGYRQRWQHDKVVRSTHGVNCTGSCSWKIFVKNGLVTWEMQQTDYPRTRPDMPNHEPRGCPRGASYSWYLYSANRLKYPLMRKRLMKMWREAKVRYSDPVDAWASIIEDADKAKSFKQARGRGGFVRSSWKEVNELIAASNVYTVKTYGPDRVAGFSPIPAMSMVSYASGARYLSLIGGTCLSFYDWYCDLPPASPQTWGEQTDVPESADWYNSSYILAWGSNVPQTRTPDAHFFTEVRYKGTKTVAITPDYAEIAKLCDLWLAPKQGTDSAMALAMGHVMLREFHLDKPSQYFTDYVRRYTDLPMLVMLEERDGYYAAGRMLRAADLVDALGQENNPEWKTVACNSNGELVAPNGSIGFRWGEKGKWNLEQRDGTSGAETELCLSMLGSQDDIADVGFPYFGGDGTEHFNKVELQNVLMHKLPVKRLQLADGSTALVTTVYDLTMANYGLDRGLNDENCATSYDDVKAYTPAWAEQITGVPRAQITRIAREFAENADKTHGRSMIIVGAGLNHWYHLDMNYRGLINMLIFCGCVGQSGGGWAHYVGQEKLRPQTGWQPLAFALDWQRPARHMNSTSYFYNHSSQWRYETVTAQELLSPMADKSRYSGHLLDFNVRAERMGWLPSAPQLGTNPLRIAEEAKKAGMTPADYTVKSLKDGSIRFAAEQPENGKNHPRNLFIWRSNLLCSSGKGHEYMLKYLLGTENGIQGKDLGKQGGVKPEEVEWQDNGLDGKLDLVVTLDFRLSSTCLYSDIVLPTATWYEKDDMNTSDMHPFIHPLSAAVDPAWESKSDWEIYKDIAKVFSEVCVGHLGKETDVVTLPIQHDSAAELAQPLDVKDWKKGECDLIPGVTAPHIIAVERDYPATYERFTSIGPLMEKIGNGGKGIAWNTQSEMDLLRKLNYTKADGPAKGQPMLNTAIDAAEMILTLAPETNGHVAVKAWAALSEFTGRDHTHLATNKEEEKIRFRDIQAQPRKIISSPTWSGLEDEHVSYNAGYTNVHELIPWRTLSGRQSLYQDHQWMRDFGESLLVYRPPIDTRSVKGVMGKKSNGNPEKALNFLTPHQKWGIHSTYSDNLLMLTLSRGGPIVWMSEADAKDLGIEDNDWIEVFNSNGALTARAVVSQRVPAGMTMMYHAQERIVNLPGSEITEQRGGTHNSVTRITPKPTHMIGGYAQLAYGFNYYGTVGSNRDEFVVVRKMKNINWLDGEGNDQVQESVK; from the coding sequence ATGAGCAAATTTTTGGACCGGTTTCGCTACTTCAAACAGAAGGGTGAAACTTTTGCCGATGGGCACGGCCAGGTTCTGGAGACCAACCGGGACTGGGAAGACGGTTACCGCCAGCGCTGGCAACATGACAAAGTGGTTCGTTCGACCCACGGCGTAAACTGCACTGGCTCATGTAGCTGGAAGATTTTCGTTAAAAATGGTCTGGTAACCTGGGAAATGCAGCAGACTGATTATCCGCGCACCCGTCCGGATATGCCGAATCACGAACCGCGTGGCTGTCCGCGTGGCGCAAGCTATTCCTGGTATCTCTACAGCGCTAACCGTCTGAAATACCCTCTGATGCGCAAACGCCTGATGAAAATGTGGCGTGAAGCGAAAGTCCGTTACAGCGATCCGGTTGATGCCTGGGCGTCTATTATCGAAGATGCCGACAAAGCCAAAAGCTTCAAACAGGCCCGCGGGCGCGGCGGCTTTGTCCGTTCCTCCTGGAAAGAAGTGAATGAGCTGATTGCGGCCTCTAACGTCTACACCGTTAAAACCTACGGCCCTGACCGCGTGGCGGGCTTCTCGCCAATTCCGGCGATGTCGATGGTTTCTTACGCTTCTGGCGCGCGCTATCTGTCCCTGATTGGTGGTACCTGCCTGAGCTTCTACGACTGGTACTGTGACCTGCCGCCGGCCTCTCCGCAGACGTGGGGCGAGCAGACTGACGTGCCTGAGTCCGCTGACTGGTATAACTCCAGCTACATCCTTGCCTGGGGCTCTAACGTTCCGCAGACGCGTACCCCGGATGCTCACTTCTTCACTGAAGTACGCTACAAAGGCACCAAAACCGTTGCGATTACACCTGACTATGCGGAAATCGCTAAACTGTGTGACCTGTGGCTGGCACCAAAACAGGGCACCGACTCCGCAATGGCGCTGGCGATGGGCCACGTCATGCTGCGTGAATTCCACCTGGACAAACCAAGCCAGTACTTTACCGATTACGTGCGTCGTTATACCGACCTGCCAATGCTGGTGATGCTGGAAGAGCGCGACGGCTACTATGCCGCGGGCCGTATGCTGCGTGCTGCTGACCTGGTCGATGCACTGGGCCAGGAAAATAACCCGGAATGGAAAACAGTTGCCTGCAACAGCAACGGCGAACTGGTTGCGCCTAACGGCTCTATCGGTTTCCGCTGGGGTGAAAAGGGTAAATGGAACCTGGAACAACGCGACGGTACGAGCGGCGCGGAAACCGAGCTGTGTCTGAGCATGCTGGGCAGCCAGGACGATATCGCTGACGTTGGCTTCCCGTACTTTGGCGGCGATGGTACCGAACACTTTAATAAAGTTGAACTGCAAAACGTACTGATGCACAAGCTGCCGGTGAAACGCCTGCAGCTGGCCGATGGCTCTACCGCACTGGTGACTACCGTTTACGATCTGACAATGGCCAACTATGGTCTGGATCGCGGTCTGAATGATGAAAACTGTGCCACCAGCTATGACGACGTGAAAGCGTACACTCCGGCCTGGGCGGAGCAGATCACCGGTGTTCCACGCGCGCAGATCACCCGCATCGCACGCGAGTTCGCGGAAAATGCCGATAAAACGCACGGTCGTTCGATGATCATCGTCGGTGCCGGTCTGAACCACTGGTATCACCTCGATATGAACTATCGCGGTCTTATCAATATGCTTATCTTCTGCGGTTGTGTAGGCCAGAGCGGCGGCGGCTGGGCACACTATGTGGGCCAGGAAAAACTGCGTCCGCAGACCGGCTGGCAGCCGCTGGCGTTTGCTCTTGACTGGCAGCGTCCTGCGCGTCACATGAACAGCACGTCTTACTTCTATAACCACTCCAGCCAGTGGCGTTACGAGACGGTTACCGCGCAGGAATTATTATCACCAATGGCGGATAAATCCCGCTACAGTGGCCACCTGCTTGACTTTAACGTTCGCGCTGAACGTATGGGCTGGCTGCCGTCTGCACCACAGCTGGGCACTAACCCGCTGCGCATCGCGGAAGAAGCGAAGAAAGCCGGTATGACCCCGGCGGATTACACCGTGAAATCCCTGAAGGACGGTTCCATTCGTTTTGCGGCTGAGCAGCCAGAAAACGGTAAAAACCACCCGCGTAACCTCTTTATCTGGCGCTCCAACTTGCTGTGCTCATCCGGTAAGGGCCACGAGTACATGCTGAAGTATCTGCTCGGTACTGAAAACGGTATTCAGGGTAAAGATCTTGGCAAGCAGGGCGGCGTGAAGCCGGAGGAAGTGGAATGGCAGGACAACGGCCTGGACGGGAAACTGGATCTGGTGGTGACGCTGGACTTCCGTCTGTCCAGCACCTGTCTGTATTCCGACATCGTGCTGCCAACCGCCACCTGGTATGAAAAAGACGACATGAATACCTCGGATATGCATCCGTTTATTCATCCGCTGTCTGCCGCTGTTGACCCGGCGTGGGAATCGAAAAGCGACTGGGAAATCTACAAAGATATCGCGAAGGTATTCTCCGAAGTCTGCGTGGGCCATCTGGGTAAAGAAACGGACGTGGTTACCCTGCCAATTCAGCACGACTCCGCTGCCGAACTGGCGCAGCCACTGGACGTGAAAGACTGGAAAAAAGGCGAATGTGACCTGATCCCGGGTGTGACGGCACCGCACATTATTGCGGTTGAACGTGATTATCCGGCGACATACGAGCGCTTTACCTCTATCGGCCCGCTGATGGAGAAAATCGGTAACGGCGGTAAAGGCATCGCCTGGAATACCCAGAGCGAAATGGATCTGCTGCGTAAGCTCAATTACACCAAAGCAGATGGCCCGGCGAAAGGCCAGCCAATGCTGAACACCGCAATTGATGCTGCAGAGATGATCCTGACCCTGGCACCAGAAACCAACGGTCACGTGGCCGTGAAAGCATGGGCGGCGCTGAGTGAGTTTACCGGGCGTGATCACACGCACCTGGCAACGAATAAAGAGGAAGAGAAAATCCGCTTCCGCGATATTCAGGCTCAGCCGCGCAAAATTATCTCCAGCCCAACCTGGTCAGGCCTGGAAGATGAGCACGTGTCTTATAACGCCGGTTATACCAACGTTCACGAGCTGATCCCCTGGCGTACCCTGTCCGGTCGTCAGTCGCTGTATCAGGATCACCAGTGGATGCGTGATTTCGGGGAAAGCCTGCTGGTTTACCGTCCGCCAATCGATACCCGCTCAGTGAAAGGGGTGATGGGCAAGAAATCCAACGGTAATCCGGAAAAAGCGCTGAACTTCCTGACACCGCACCAGAAGTGGGGGATCCACTCCACCTACAGCGACAACCTGCTGATGCTGACGTTGTCCCGTGGTGGCCCGATTGTGTGGATGAGCGAAGCGGATGCCAAAGATCTGGGTATTGAAGATAACGACTGGATCGAAGTGTTCAACAGCAACGGTGCGCTGACGGCCCGTGCGGTAGTGAGCCAGCGTGTACCCGCCGGGATGACCATGATGTACCACGCGCAGGAACGTATCGTTAACCTGCCGGGTTCAGAAATCACCGAGCAGCGTGGCGGTACTCACAACTCCGTGACCCGTATTACGCCAAAACCGACCCACATGATCGGCGGTTATGCGCAGCTGGCCTACGGCTTTAACTACTACGGCACCGTAGGGTCAAACCGCGATGAGTTTGTGGTGGTTCGTAAGATGAAGAATATTAACTGGTTAGACGGCGAAGGTAATGACCAGGTACAGGAGAGCGTAAAATGA